The Aquificaceae bacterium genome contains the following window.
GGGCCATGTGGACCATGGGAAAACAACCCTTCTTGACACCATAAGAAAGACCAGAGTGGCAGAAAAGGAGAAGGGTGGCATAACCCAGCACATAGGTGCTTCCGTGGTAGAGATGCCTGATGGCAGGAGGATAACCTTTCTGGACACACCGGGTCATGAAGCCTTTACCTCTCTCAGAGCAAGGGGTGCACAGGTTACAGACATTGCGGTCCTTGTGGTTGCCGCAGACGACGGCGTCATGCCACAGACGGTAGAGGCCATAAACCACGCAAAAGCTTTCAACGTTCCAATAATCGTGGCAGTTAACAAGATAGACAAGCCCGGTGCAGACCCACAGAGAGTACGGAGGGAGCTGTCCGAGCTTGGTCTCATACCTGAAGAATGGGGCGGTGATACAGTCTTTGTGGATGTGTCTGCAAAAACTGGTCAGAATGTGGACGCGCTTCTTGAATACATACTTCTGATGGCGGATATCCTTGAGCTGAAAGCAAATCCCAACAAACCGGCAAAGGGCACCATAATAGAATCCAAGCTTGATAAACAGAGGGGTGTGGTGGCCACTGTGCTGGTGCAGGAGGGAACGCTTAAGCTTGGTGATATATTTGTGGCGGGAACTACCTATGGACGTGTTAGAGCCATGTTTGACGACAGAGGGAGAAAACTCAAAGAAGCAGGCCCATCAGTAGCAGTTGAGGTGCTTGGCTTTGAAGAACTGCCCATGGCAGGCGACCAGCTGAAAGTGGTTGAGGACGAAAAAACTGCCAGGCAGATAGCGGAACAGAGAAAGCTCAAGAAGGAGCAGATGGAAAAGGTTTCAAAGGGTTTTGTGCTTGAGGAGGTGTTCAAAAAGATTCAGGAAGGGGAGCTCAAAGAGCTAAAGCTCATAGTCAAAGCTGATACCGTTGGTTCTCTGGAAGCTCTTAAAAAATCCTTCTCAGAGCTTTCCACACCAGATGTCTCTGTAAGAATAATACATGGAGACGTGGGCGGCATAACGGAGAACGATGTGATGCTTGCCAAGGCAAGCGGTGCTATCATAATCGGCTTCAACACAAGACCCGACCTGAAAGCTAAAGAGACGGCAGAGGCGGAAAAAGTGGACATAAGGCTGTATGGCATCATATACGAGGCCATAGAGGATGTGAAGAAGGCCCTTAAGGGCATGCTGAAGCCGGTGGAGAGGGAAGTGATTCATGGCTCTGCGGAGGTGAGAGCTACCTTCAAGATAAAGGGTGCAGGGACAGTTGCTGGTTGTTATGTGCTTGATGGCAAGATTCTCAGAAACGCAAGGGCAAGGCTCATAAGGAACGGCGTTGTTGTCTTCGATGGCAAGATAGAGGGGCTTAAGAGGTATAAAGAAGATGTTCAGGAAGTGGCAAAGGGTTTTGAGTGTGGAATAAAGCTTAAAGATTACAACGATGTAAAAGTTGGTGACATAATAGAATGCTACGAAGTGAAGTTAGAAAAGCCTCAGTAAGCATAAACGAGATATACCCCAGCATACAGGGAGAAGGGCTTCTCCTTGGAACACCCAGCCTTTTTATAAGGATTCAGGGATGCAATCTGAGGTGCCCCTGGTGTGACCAGCCCTCTGCCCTGGCTTTTAAGAAGGAGAGTTATGTGAGTCTTGAAGAACTTCTGCACACTGTTGAAACATACTCTCACAGGCATGTGGTCATAACAGGTGGAGAACCCTTTACTGAAGAAGCTCTTCCTCTGCTTATAAAAGAACTTTTAAAGAGGGGGAAATCTGTGCAAATAGAAACAAACGGCACGCTATGGCAGGATGGCCTTGAGGAGGTTGCCACAGAAATACACATAACGTGCTCACCCAAGGCGGTAGCAGGTTGGGACGTGCATCCAAAGATAAGGGAATATGCAAGAGAGCTCAAGTTTGTGGTGGACCAGGAGCTCAATTCTGGGGTCATTCTTCAGTTCAGAGAGTTTCTACAGAAGGGAGTGGTGGTGCTTCAACCAGAAGGAAACAAAGAAGCCTTTCTCCAGAAGGCTCTTGATATACAGCTAAGCCTGATGGGGATGGGTTATCAGGTCAGGGTTGTTCCACAGGTGCATAAGCTTCTCGGGCTGAAGTGACTTTCTGAGCCTCAGGGAAGAAGTATTCTGAAATTGCAAGGTACAGGGCTTTTGCAAAGCTTTCCTGAAAGTCCTGGTCTGACATCATAAGGGCCTCCTGCGGGTTTGTCATGAAGCCCACCTCTACAAGCACTGATGGTATGCCGGGAGTCTTGAGCACAGCAAAGCCAGCCCTCTGGATGCCTCTGAAGTGCACATCTCTGCCAAGCTCCCTTCTTACAACTTTAACAAGTCTCTGTCCAAAGACAACGCTCTCGTTCAGCGTCACGTCCATAGCAAGGTCTGCAAGCACAGTTCTGGCAGATGTGGGTATGTCGTCCCTTCCGAAGACGAGGCTTGCGTAGCTATGATTGTTGACTATCTGCTGACGCCTTTTCTGTGCAGCTTCTGAGGATATGGCAAAAATGGTCGTTCCTCTTGCTTCTGGCGATCTCTGGGGATGGGCATCTGCGTGTATGCTTACAAAGAGGTCTGCCCTGTTTCTCAGGGCTATGTTTGCCCTTTCCTGAAGTGGCACAAAGGTGTCATCTCTGCGCGTCATTATCACCCTGAACCTTCCATCCTTTTCAAGATAATTTGCAAGTCTTCTGGCTATGGCAAGCACCACATCCTTTTCCTTTATGTTCATGTATCCTATAGCTCCAGGGTCATGCCCTCCGTGTCCGGGGTCAACCACCACAACCCTTCTCTGGGTTATAACCTGACCCCTTTTCACCTCGTTAACCAACCTCTCTCTTGTTGGAGTTACATCCGCATTGCGCAGAATTCTTATAAAGGCAGGGTCTATTATCTCTATAAGTTCATCCTTTTGCTCCGTCTTTGCCAGCCCCTTCTCTTTGGTATTGCCTGCGTATATATCTATCACAATCCTGAAGGGTTCCTGAAGTGAGAAGGCTCTGATGTCTTCAAAGTTTCTCTCAAAGACTATTCTGGTGCCCCATGGATGTTTGCCAGTGCGCGCCTGCATGCTGGCAGGAAGATTAAGATTTACATTTTCCATAATGTCCACCACTACCCTTCTGGGGTTTTCAAGGGTGTAAACCTTATAGTCTGCCTTTCTGTCCAGCTGGAGGACTATACGTTCCTTTTCTGGATACTTTCCCACCCTGACCAGAGCTGTCTGAGAAAAACCAAGGCTCACAAACAGGCTAAAAATTACCAAAATCCTCAGGAACATGAACCTCCTCCTCCACCTCAGAATACCTGGTCGCCCATGCGGGCTTTGGAAACCTAACTATCATTGGATTGGGTATATCAGGCTGGTAGAGTATCATGGTGCCCTTTTTGAGCATTATTGCCCTCTGCCTGAAGTTTCCTGTGAGATACTCGTATTCCTTGCCAAGCACCTCACTGGAGTCCATCCTTCCCAGCACTTTCAGAGCAGAGTTTGCCACCACCCTTTTTTCCACCTCGCTTGCTGTCTGCTGGGCACCTATGAGTATCACACCAAGGCTCCTCCCTCTCTCTGCAATGTCCAGCACCACGTCCTTGATTGGACTCCAGCCCTCCTTGGGTGCATACTTGTTAAGTTCGTCAAGAACCACAAAAACTTTAGGGTAGGGTTTTCCTATATTTTCTTTCTCTCTGAAAACCTTTTTCAGTATTGAACCCACCACAAACATCTTACCTATACTATGAAGACCGCTTATATCCACAACTGATAGCCTGTTCTCTTCCCATCTGGGAGGACTTGAGGACTCCCTGATGAGCCTTCCCACATGCATGCACGCCCTGCTGAACCTTCTGAAAAAGGCGTAGGCTGTCTGGGTCTGGGCATCCCCAAACCAGCTTCTGTATAGCTCGGAGCTTTTGTTCTGCTCCTTGTCCCTTATGGCTTCTTCAAGGCGGTTTTCAAGGTCAGACAGACTTTCAATATCCCTTGAAAATTCATCCAGAAGCCTTCCGGGAGGGCTGTTCTGAGCTAGGGCGTAGAGCTTATTGGCTACTCTATCGATTACATAGTGTATGTTGGAAACCCCTTCCTCGCCCTCTGTAAACATGAACCTTATAAGACCTTCTTCTGCAAACTCCCTGATGCTCCAGTAGAAAGGGGAAACATTTCTGTCGAGCCTTTCACAATCTGGGGTGTGAGGGTCATGGTTAGAAGGTTGCACATAGAATTTCACATTTCTAAAGGGCTCAGCCCTGAGCCCCATAGCCTCGTAGACTCTCCTGCTCTCTTCGTCAAGGGTTTTGTTTTTCTTGTCAAGCCAGAGAAGGTCCTTTCCCTTAACGTTGAAGATTATCCCGTGAACCCTGTCCCTGTCCCCTGCCTTTTCAAGGATGGAATAGAGAAGAAAAAGGGCGTAGGAGGTCTTTGTGGCTATGCCGGACATGCCCGATATGCTCACATGGGCACCTTCCACACCGTTTATGAAGTTGTAGTTTACATAGACCACGTTTCCGTTTCTGTCCACTCCCGCGGGTATTTTTTCCTTCATCTGGTCGTAGTAGAGAGCCTTTTCAAATTCTTTTCCTCTTGCCCTGTAGACCGCGTCCCCTGGAGAAGGAGGTGCAAAGACCTCAGGTTCTATCCTGGTCATGTTTACCTTTGCCACATAGGCTACGTTTACCGGAATTACTCCCTTGCTCACAAGGTGGGCGTCATACACAAACTCTGCACCCTCAAGGAACTTGTGAACTTCGTTCACGATGCCGTAATACTTGACCCTCTGACTCCCCACAAGGCTTTCTACATACAGCACATCGTCCAGCTGAACCACCTGACCCTCTTCCACACCAATCCAGAACTCTAAGGGGCTTATGGGCTCTGTGCCAAGAACTATACCCACCCTCATGCATAAAAATATAACACTTTCAAAAGCGGGCGACGGGAATCGAACCCGCGACCTTCTGCTTGGGAAGCAGACGCTCCACCACTGAGCTACGCCCGCTATGGTATATATTATATCCCATGGAGTTTCCAAAGCTAAGACCACGAAGGCTGAGAAAGAACGAGAACATAAGAAGGCTCATAAGGGAAACAAGGCTGACGCTGGATGACCTGATATATCCCATTTTTGTCCGATACGGTCAGGGTATAGTGGAAGAAGTGCAGAGTATGCCCGGCGTATACAGGTATTCCCTTGACAGGGTGGTGGATGCGGTAAAGGAGGTCAGAGACCTTGGAATTCCCGCCATAATCCTCTTTGGCATTCCTGAGCACAAGGACGAGGTGGGCTCAGATACATGGAGCGATGAGGGAATAATCCAGAGGGCTCTCAGGCTCATAAAGAAGGAAGTGCCGGACATGTATGTGATTACCGATGTGTGCTTTTGTGAATACACCACCCACGGACACTGTGGGGTGCTACACGAAGGAGATGTGCACAACGACCTGACACTGGAAAACCTCAAAAAGCAGGCGGTTTCGCATGCTCAAAGCGGTGCGGACATGCTTGCACCATCGGGGATGATGGATGGTATGGTAAAGGCTATAAGGGAGGCTCTGGACTCTGCGGGCTTTGAGAGTGTTCCCATAATGGCATACTCCGCCAAGTTTGCCTCTGCCTTTTATGGACCTTTCAGGGAGGTTGCGGAGTCTGCACCTGCCTTTGGAGACCGCAGAAGCTACCAGATGGACCCGGGCAACGCCAGAGAAGCCCTCAAGGAGGTTCTGCTGGATGTGCAGGAGGGTGCAGACATTGTAATGGTAAAGCCCGCACTGGCATACCTTGACATCATAGCAAAGGTCAAAGAGCACACCCTTTTGCCCGTGTGTGCCTACAACGTGAGCGGTGAGTACGCCATGATAAAGGCGGGTGGAAGGCTGGGCTGTATAGATGAGAAGAGGGTCATGATAGAGACACTCCTGTCCATAAAGCGTGCAGGTGCAGACATGATAATTACCTACTTTGCAAAGGATATAGCCCAGCTCATAAACAGAGGGGAGCTCTGATGGGTCTGGCTGAGAAGTATCCCGTTCGCTATACAGTAGAAGACTGGAAAAGTTGGCAGGGAGACTGGGAACTGGTAGAAGGCATACCCTATGCAATGGCATCGCCAAGACCGATAAACCAGTATCTTTTACTTGCGATTGGGGAACTGCTTAGAAGAGCTCTCAGAGAGTGCCCAGAATGCATAGTTTACGCAGAGCTTGACTGGTATGTGTCCTATGAGACGG
Protein-coding sequences here:
- the infB gene encoding translation initiation factor IF-2, whose protein sequence is MGKLRVQDVAKELGVPVKEVREVLKGWGIDKGNFAYLDDEELQIVYDHFSVSKEKVVENGGITTEVREEAIRVSEPPREEKQAPQKEKEEKKYRDQKQRDYRPYEQKARQPAREAPLAKRERVEEREKPRRAEERRPFPPRVPAPPPMPPPREQKVEEKAQKPQPQPKERLSKGEEQILKKLQQQIKKEKKEEKEEEIKIVQIPEVVTVRELADLLRTPPNQIMAELLKRGILATINQTVPSDVALQVAEALGFLAEIKSEEVKEEEVEVPEEGGEPRPPVVVVMGHVDHGKTTLLDTIRKTRVAEKEKGGITQHIGASVVEMPDGRRITFLDTPGHEAFTSLRARGAQVTDIAVLVVAADDGVMPQTVEAINHAKAFNVPIIVAVNKIDKPGADPQRVRRELSELGLIPEEWGGDTVFVDVSAKTGQNVDALLEYILLMADILELKANPNKPAKGTIIESKLDKQRGVVATVLVQEGTLKLGDIFVAGTTYGRVRAMFDDRGRKLKEAGPSVAVEVLGFEELPMAGDQLKVVEDEKTARQIAEQRKLKKEQMEKVSKGFVLEEVFKKIQEGELKELKLIVKADTVGSLEALKKSFSELSTPDVSVRIIHGDVGGITENDVMLAKASGAIIIGFNTRPDLKAKETAEAEKVDIRLYGIIYEAIEDVKKALKGMLKPVEREVIHGSAEVRATFKIKGAGTVAGCYVLDGKILRNARARLIRNGVVVFDGKIEGLKRYKEDVQEVAKGFECGIKLKDYNDVKVGDIIECYEVKLEKPQ
- a CDS encoding N-acetylmuramoyl-L-alanine amidase, translated to MFLRILVIFSLFVSLGFSQTALVRVGKYPEKERIVLQLDRKADYKVYTLENPRRVVVDIMENVNLNLPASMQARTGKHPWGTRIVFERNFEDIRAFSLQEPFRIVIDIYAGNTKEKGLAKTEQKDELIEIIDPAFIRILRNADVTPTRERLVNEVKRGQVITQRRVVVVDPGHGGHDPGAIGYMNIKEKDVVLAIARRLANYLEKDGRFRVIMTRRDDTFVPLQERANIALRNRADLFVSIHADAHPQRSPEARGTTIFAISSEAAQKRRQQIVNNHSYASLVFGRDDIPTSARTVLADLAMDVTLNESVVFGQRLVKVVRRELGRDVHFRGIQRAGFAVLKTPGIPSVLVEVGFMTNPQEALMMSDQDFQESFAKALYLAISEYFFPEAQKVTSAREAYAPVEQP
- the hemB gene encoding porphobilinogen synthase, whose translation is MEFPKLRPRRLRKNENIRRLIRETRLTLDDLIYPIFVRYGQGIVEEVQSMPGVYRYSLDRVVDAVKEVRDLGIPAIILFGIPEHKDEVGSDTWSDEGIIQRALRLIKKEVPDMYVITDVCFCEYTTHGHCGVLHEGDVHNDLTLENLKKQAVSHAQSGADMLAPSGMMDGMVKAIREALDSAGFESVPIMAYSAKFASAFYGPFREVAESAPAFGDRRSYQMDPGNAREALKEVLLDVQEGADIVMVKPALAYLDIIAKVKEHTLLPVCAYNVSGEYAMIKAGGRLGCIDEKRVMIETLLSIKRAGADMIITYFAKDIAQLINRGEL
- a CDS encoding ATP-binding protein → MRVGIVLGTEPISPLEFWIGVEEGQVVQLDDVLYVESLVGSQRVKYYGIVNEVHKFLEGAEFVYDAHLVSKGVIPVNVAYVAKVNMTRIEPEVFAPPSPGDAVYRARGKEFEKALYYDQMKEKIPAGVDRNGNVVYVNYNFINGVEGAHVSISGMSGIATKTSYALFLLYSILEKAGDRDRVHGIIFNVKGKDLLWLDKKNKTLDEESRRVYEAMGLRAEPFRNVKFYVQPSNHDPHTPDCERLDRNVSPFYWSIREFAEEGLIRFMFTEGEEGVSNIHYVIDRVANKLYALAQNSPPGRLLDEFSRDIESLSDLENRLEEAIRDKEQNKSSELYRSWFGDAQTQTAYAFFRRFSRACMHVGRLIRESSSPPRWEENRLSVVDISGLHSIGKMFVVGSILKKVFREKENIGKPYPKVFVVLDELNKYAPKEGWSPIKDVVLDIAERGRSLGVILIGAQQTASEVEKRVVANSALKVLGRMDSSEVLGKEYEYLTGNFRQRAIMLKKGTMILYQPDIPNPMIVRFPKPAWATRYSEVEEEVHVPEDFGNF
- a CDS encoding 7-carboxy-7-deazaguanine synthase QueE — its product is MLRSEVRKASVSINEIYPSIQGEGLLLGTPSLFIRIQGCNLRCPWCDQPSALAFKKESYVSLEELLHTVETYSHRHVVITGGEPFTEEALPLLIKELLKRGKSVQIETNGTLWQDGLEEVATEIHITCSPKAVAGWDVHPKIREYARELKFVVDQELNSGVILQFREFLQKGVVVLQPEGNKEAFLQKALDIQLSLMGMGYQVRVVPQVHKLLGLK